Proteins from a genomic interval of Pseudomonadota bacterium:
- a CDS encoding DUF1844 domain-containing protein — MEDQLTFSTFILSLSTSVLVNLGELPDPTANEKNVNLPLAKQTIGLIEMLLEKTKGNLTGEEDRLVGNMLYDLRMKYIEASKHQ; from the coding sequence ATGGAGGATCAATTAACATTCAGTACGTTCATACTGTCTTTGTCAACGTCTGTGCTTGTAAATCTGGGAGAACTGCCGGACCCGACAGCAAATGAAAAAAATGTAAACCTTCCCCTTGCTAAACAAACAATAGGTTTGATTGAAATGCTTTTGGAAAAGACAAAGGGCAATCTTACCGGGGAAGAGGACAGGCTTGTCGGCAATATGCTTTATGACTTGAGAATGAAGTATATAGAGGCTTCAAAACATCAGTGA